The following coding sequences lie in one Anomalospiza imberbis isolate Cuckoo-Finch-1a 21T00152 unplaced genomic scaffold, ASM3175350v1 scaffold_782, whole genome shotgun sequence genomic window:
- the LOC137467775 gene encoding LOW QUALITY PROTEIN: V-type proton ATPase catalytic subunit A-like (The sequence of the model RefSeq protein was modified relative to this genomic sequence to represent the inferred CDS: inserted 1 base in 1 codon; deleted 4 bases in 3 codons) translates to MEGTRGTRLEERESLVGAVHGVSGPVVTATRMAGAAMYELVRVGHAELVGEIIRLEGDMATLQVYEETSGVQVGDPVRRTGTPLSVELGPGILGSIFDGIQRPLRDIAEATRSIYIPRGTNVPALPRHLDWDFVPSKNLRVGSHVTGGDIYGSVAENSLLQHRLMVPPRSRGTVTYIAPPGHYGVADVVLELEFQGVREPLSMIQVWPVRQVRPVAEKLPANHPLLTGQRVLDALFPCVQGGTTAIPGAFGCGKTVISQSLSKYSNSDVIVYVGCGERGNEMSEVLRDFPELTMEVGGRSESIMKRTTLVANTSNMPVAAREASIYTGITLAEYFRDMGLHSCLLADSTSRWAEALREISGRLAEMPADSGYPAYLGXRLASFYERAGRARCLGTPEREGSVSIVGAVSPPGGDFSDPVTSATLGIVQVFWGLDKKLAQRKHFPSVNWLISYSRYLRALEPHYERAHPELPALRDRARRILQEEEELAEIVQLVGKASLAEGDKVTLEVAKLLKDDFLQQNGYSAYDRFCPFYKTVGMLQNLVTFYELARGGWRARGPEEQRVTWATIREGLGDILYRLSAMKFQVPPAAPPAPGPPPHGGRDIVIIVTVTVTAIVTMDLLLPPARGH, encoded by the exons aTGGAGGGGACCCGGGGGACGCGGCTGGAGGAGCGCGAGAGCCTGGTGGGGGCCGTGCATGGCGTGTCCGGGCCCG TGGTGACAGCCACACGCATGGCGGGGGCGGCCATGTACGAGCTGGTGCGGGTGGGGCACGCGGAGCTCGTGGGGGAGATCATCCGGCTCGAGGGGGACATGGCCACGCTCCAGGTGTACGAGGAGACCT CGGGGGTGCAGGTGGGGGACCCGGTGCGGCGCACGGGGACGCCGCTGTCGGTGGAGCTGGGCCCGGGCATCCTGGGCTCCATCTTCGACGGGATCCAGCGGCCGCTGCGCGACATCGCCGAGGCCACGCGCAGCATCTACATCCCGCGGGGCACCAACGTCCCCGCGCTGCCGCGACACCTGGACTGGGACTTTGTCCCCAGCAAGAACCTCCGG GTCGGGAGCCACGTGACGGGCGGGGACATTTACGGGTCGGTGGCGGAGAACTCGCTGCTGCAGCACCGGCTGATGGTCCCGCCCCGCAGCCGCGGCACCGTCACCTACATCGCGCCCCCCGGGCACTACGGCGTGGCG GACgtggtgctggagctggagttCCAGGGGGTCCGCGAGCCGCTCTCCATGATCCAGGTGTGGCCGGTCCGGCAGGTCCGGCCCGTGGCCGAGAAGCTCCCGGCCAATCACCCCCTGCTGACCGGCCAGAGGGTCCTGGACGCGCTCTTCCC GTGTGTGCAGGGGGGCACCACGGCCATCCCGGGCGCGTTCGGCTGCGGGAAGACGGTGatttcccagtccctgtccaaGTACTCCAACAGCGACGTCATCGTCTACGTGGGCTGCGGCGAGCGCGGCAACGAAATGTCCGAGGTGCTGCGGGACTTCCCCGAG CTGACCATGGAGGTTGGTGGCCGCTCTGAGTCCATCATGAAGCGCACAACGCTCGTGGCCAACACGTCCAACATGCCGGTGGCCGCCCGCGAGGCCTCCATCTACACcg GGATCACGCTGGCCGAGTACTTCCGGGACATGGGCTTGCACAGCTGCCTCCTGGCCGACTCC ACGTCGCGCTGGGCCGAGGCGCTGCGGGAGATCTCGGGGCGCCTGGCGGAGATGCCGGCgg ACAGCGGGTACCCCGCGTACCTCG GCCGCCTGGCCTCGTTCTACGagcgcgcggggcgggcgcggtgCCTCGGGACCCCCGAGCGCGAGGGCAGCGTCAGCATCGTGGGAGC GGTGTCCCCCCCCGGAGGGGACTTCTCGGATCCTGTCACCTCGGCCACACTGGGGATCGTGCAG gtgttcTGGGGGCTGGACAAGAAGCTGGCGCAGCGCAAGCACTTCCCCTCGGTGAACTGGCTGATCTCGTACTCGCGCTACCTGCGCGCCCTCGAGCCGCACTACGAGCGCGCGCACCCCGAACTGCCCGCGCTGCGCGACCGCGCCCGGCgcatcctgcaggaggaggaggagctggccGAGATCGTGCAGCTCGTGGGGAAG GCGTCGCTGGCCGAG GGTGACAAAGTGACGCTGGAAGTGGCCAAACTGCTCAAGGACGATTTCCTGCAGCAGAACGGATACTCGGCCTACGACCG GTTCTGCCCCTTCTACAAGACCGTGGGCATGCTGCAGAACCTGGTCACCTTCTACGAGCTGGCGCGGGGGGGC TGGAGGGCGCGGGGGCCCGAGGAGCAGCGTGTCACCTGGGCCACCATCCGCGAGGGGCTCGGCGACATCCTGTACCGCCTGAGCGCCATGAAGTTCCAG gtgccccctgcagccccccctGCTCCGGGCCCCCCCCCGCACGGCGGCCGCGACATCGTCATCATTGTCACCGTCACTGTCACCGCCATTGTCACCATGGACCTCCTGCTGCCACCGGCCCGCGGGCACTGA